The proteins below are encoded in one region of Aquisphaera giovannonii:
- a CDS encoding nSTAND1 domain-containing NTPase, whose translation MTTAEPPRDPAEAPPFPSLEAMRAEHAGLLEALPPDGLDDAQVRKVNDFLARGAALGRLLDAPADRQVAQGLLNYWTATLYAESRLTRGGKHTPRPQVPSALLAAFDTATAAEVAGRAERAVEAMAPDVREAARRVLLRLVRLDAEGGRYAAGPARRDSLGEDDATRRAIDILAEAGAVRVGKGATDREDAISLSSEALTRQWATLARWLEGRRAFREAARFWAQSGRDRSALLGRPLLPEALAYNDRDALEDEFIRASTSDVVREGRIQNVAIAALATCLALAVGMASLAWKKSGAASRAAAEAVVAREAADEDSRKARESESKALAASRIAQERYEAALKEKQEAEAARAETLKLAETLLRERERSGQLARQLKDSQERLRAAFSESSRSWEAQAAKLRSLAGVAGNKQMKELLNGFVEKIGTAHDRQDSQVQDELRGLEQSLTQKSHLTEISPELWSKYEELSRTIRRQEEDVRPYRSRARPLRPGVSLGLEGSQSGGSLCCAVKGKDGEVSLLTLGFVLDGAGDRVIQPMAFDGGGPEDAVARLSRPADAAPGTAPDKRSVALAGILPGVEVQNVVPGLGPIVGVADEVGPGTAVVLVGRGSGMKRGKVLAIESDFIRIERISSVGDAGGPVLTQDGRLIGLLWGGSEDASLVVPIGPLLEKLEVELLPPPAQPGGAGATPARGGGPGGPPPG comes from the coding sequence GTGACGACCGCTGAGCCCCCCCGCGACCCGGCGGAGGCCCCGCCGTTCCCCTCGCTCGAGGCGATGCGCGCGGAGCACGCCGGGCTGCTCGAGGCCCTCCCGCCGGACGGCCTGGACGACGCCCAGGTCCGGAAGGTCAACGACTTCCTGGCGCGCGGCGCGGCCCTCGGGCGGCTGCTCGACGCCCCCGCGGACCGGCAGGTCGCCCAGGGCCTCCTGAACTACTGGACGGCGACCCTCTACGCCGAGAGCCGGCTCACGCGGGGCGGCAAGCACACCCCGCGGCCCCAGGTCCCGAGCGCCCTGCTCGCCGCGTTCGACACCGCCACGGCGGCCGAGGTGGCGGGCCGGGCCGAGCGGGCCGTCGAGGCGATGGCACCCGACGTCCGCGAGGCCGCGAGGCGCGTCCTCCTGAGGCTCGTGAGGCTGGACGCGGAGGGCGGCCGGTACGCGGCCGGCCCGGCGCGTCGGGACTCGCTCGGGGAGGACGACGCGACCCGCCGGGCGATCGACATCCTGGCCGAGGCGGGGGCCGTCCGCGTCGGCAAGGGCGCGACGGACCGGGAGGATGCGATCTCCCTGTCCTCGGAGGCGCTGACCCGCCAGTGGGCGACCCTCGCCCGATGGCTCGAAGGCCGGCGGGCCTTCCGGGAGGCGGCCCGCTTCTGGGCGCAGTCCGGGCGGGACCGATCGGCGCTGCTCGGCCGCCCCCTCCTGCCCGAGGCCCTCGCCTACAACGACCGGGACGCGCTCGAGGACGAATTCATCCGGGCCAGCACCTCGGACGTGGTCCGCGAGGGTCGCATCCAGAACGTCGCGATCGCCGCGCTGGCGACCTGCCTCGCCCTCGCCGTCGGGATGGCGTCCCTCGCGTGGAAGAAGTCGGGGGCCGCCAGCAGGGCCGCCGCGGAGGCCGTGGTGGCCCGCGAGGCGGCCGACGAGGACAGCCGGAAAGCCCGCGAATCCGAGTCGAAGGCCCTGGCCGCCTCCCGGATCGCCCAGGAGCGCTACGAGGCCGCGCTCAAGGAGAAGCAGGAGGCCGAGGCCGCCCGCGCCGAGACGCTCAAGCTGGCGGAGACGCTGCTGCGGGAGCGGGAGCGGTCCGGCCAGCTCGCGAGGCAATTGAAGGATTCCCAGGAGCGCCTCCGGGCGGCCTTCTCGGAGTCGAGCCGGAGCTGGGAGGCCCAGGCGGCCAAGCTCCGCAGCCTGGCGGGCGTCGCCGGCAACAAGCAGATGAAGGAACTCCTGAACGGCTTCGTCGAGAAGATCGGGACCGCCCACGACAGGCAGGACTCCCAGGTGCAGGACGAGCTGCGCGGCCTCGAGCAGTCCCTGACCCAGAAGTCGCACCTCACGGAGATCTCGCCCGAGCTCTGGAGCAAGTACGAGGAATTGAGCCGGACCATCCGCCGTCAGGAGGAGGATGTCCGGCCGTACCGGAGCCGGGCGCGGCCGCTGCGCCCGGGCGTGAGCCTGGGCCTGGAGGGGTCGCAATCCGGCGGCTCGCTCTGCTGCGCCGTGAAGGGGAAGGATGGCGAGGTATCCCTGCTCACGCTCGGCTTCGTGCTCGACGGGGCCGGCGATCGCGTGATCCAGCCGATGGCCTTCGACGGGGGCGGGCCGGAGGACGCCGTGGCGAGGCTCTCGCGGCCGGCGGACGCGGCCCCTGGCACGGCCCCGGACAAGAGGTCGGTGGCCCTCGCCGGCATCCTACCCGGCGTCGAGGTGCAGAACGTCGTCCCCGGCCTCGGGCCGATCGTCGGGGTCGCGGACGAGGTGGGCCCCGGCACGGCGGTCGTGCTCGTCGGGCGCGGCTCGGGGATGAAGCGGGGCAAGGTCCTCGCCATCGAGAGCGACTTCATCCGGATCGAGCGGATCTCGTCCGTCGGCGACGCCGGCGGCCCGGTCCTGACGCAGGACGGCCGCCTGATCGGCCTCCTGTGGGGGGGGAGCGAAGACGCCTCGCTCGTCGTGCCCATCGGGCCGCTGCTGGAGAAGCTCGAGGTCGAGCTGCTCCCGCCTCCTGCACAGCCCGGGGGCGCGGGGGCGACGCCCGCTCGCGGCGGCGGCCCCGGCGGGCCGCCGCCGGGCTGA
- a CDS encoding cytochrome c peroxidase, whose amino-acid sequence MTTAVKNGMPALGLVLATVAIASGGSAAEDHATGEAPAARARRPVALALSGDGAALLVANGRSGTISEIDVPSATRVAEHPVARALGDLAPLGDGLRFAAVDPEAGELLLLEHRAGRLAVKARLGVGPDPIRVAILPGGQACAVASRWGRRLAIVDIGPGGGEGALRLRRSIDLLFPPREVLPLREGKALLVADAFGGRLAVVDPAGGTIASVREVPGHNLRGLAIADGGAAVVLARQLSSRLATSSFDDVHWGDLMKNQVLSLRADAILDPAADILRGSSSRDLDEVGHAAGDPEDLAIDPKGRIVVALAGVGEVAVLGDRASPIVRVPAGTRPSAVVVDSRRDLAFVADVEEDSVAIVPLGGGAGRVASLGPRPGPTAIERGERLFNSARLSHHGWMSCRSCHAEGHTGGFAVDTFGDKSYGAPKLVPSLLGAGATGPWGWLGNFGTLEDQARFSIETTMRGKPLDDGDVADLAAYVRSLRPPPPPAAPREAADRGALVFRSKKCANCHAGEALTSDGVKDVGLVDDVGNRAFNPPSLRGVAQRTRFLHDGRAGSLEAVFSEHKHPPGVSLADSELHDLLAHLRTL is encoded by the coding sequence ATGACGACCGCCGTGAAGAATGGCATGCCGGCCCTCGGCCTCGTGCTCGCGACGGTCGCGATCGCGTCGGGCGGGTCCGCCGCGGAGGATCATGCGACGGGCGAGGCGCCAGCAGCTCGGGCTCGCCGGCCCGTCGCCCTCGCCCTTTCCGGCGACGGGGCCGCGCTCCTGGTCGCGAACGGGCGGTCGGGCACGATCAGCGAGATCGACGTCCCGTCCGCGACGCGGGTCGCCGAGCATCCCGTCGCCCGCGCCCTGGGCGACCTCGCCCCGCTCGGGGACGGCCTCCGGTTCGCCGCGGTCGACCCGGAGGCCGGCGAGCTTCTGCTCCTGGAGCATCGCGCCGGGCGGCTTGCGGTGAAGGCGCGATTGGGCGTGGGCCCCGACCCGATCCGCGTCGCGATCCTGCCCGGCGGGCAGGCCTGCGCGGTCGCCTCGCGATGGGGCCGGCGGCTCGCGATCGTGGACATCGGGCCGGGAGGGGGCGAGGGGGCCCTGCGGCTCCGCCGATCGATCGATCTCCTTTTCCCGCCTCGCGAGGTCCTCCCGCTCCGCGAGGGCAAGGCCCTGCTCGTGGCCGACGCCTTCGGGGGCAGGCTCGCGGTCGTCGACCCGGCCGGGGGCACGATCGCGTCCGTCCGCGAGGTCCCCGGCCACAACCTCCGGGGCTTGGCGATCGCGGACGGCGGGGCGGCGGTCGTCCTGGCCCGCCAGCTGTCCAGCCGGCTCGCGACGTCGAGCTTCGACGACGTGCACTGGGGGGACCTGATGAAGAACCAGGTCCTCTCCCTGCGGGCGGACGCGATCCTCGACCCCGCGGCGGACATCCTCCGGGGATCGTCGTCGAGGGACCTCGACGAGGTCGGCCACGCCGCGGGGGACCCCGAGGACCTCGCCATCGACCCGAAGGGGCGGATCGTCGTGGCGCTCGCGGGCGTGGGGGAGGTCGCGGTCCTCGGCGATCGCGCCTCGCCGATCGTCCGCGTCCCGGCCGGGACCCGCCCGTCCGCGGTCGTCGTCGATTCCAGGCGAGATCTCGCCTTCGTCGCCGACGTCGAGGAGGATTCCGTGGCGATCGTGCCGCTGGGGGGCGGCGCGGGGCGAGTGGCGTCGCTCGGCCCGCGGCCCGGGCCGACGGCCATCGAGCGTGGAGAGCGGCTCTTCAACTCCGCCCGGCTGTCGCACCACGGCTGGATGAGCTGCCGGAGCTGCCACGCGGAGGGGCATACCGGCGGCTTCGCGGTGGACACCTTCGGGGACAAGTCCTACGGCGCCCCGAAGCTCGTCCCGTCGCTGCTCGGGGCCGGGGCGACCGGGCCATGGGGCTGGCTCGGCAATTTCGGGACGCTCGAGGACCAGGCCCGCTTCTCGATCGAGACGACGATGCGCGGCAAGCCCCTGGATGACGGGGACGTCGCCGACCTGGCCGCCTACGTGCGGTCGCTCCGGCCCCCGCCCCCGCCGGCCGCCCCTCGCGAGGCGGCGGACCGCGGCGCCCTGGTCTTCCGCTCGAAGAAGTGCGCGAATTGCCACGCCGGAGAGGCGTTGACGTCGGACGGGGTGAAGGACGTGGGCCTCGTCGACGACGTCGGCAACCGCGCGTTCAACCCGCCCTCGCTCCGCGGCGTGGCCCAGCGGACCCGGTTCCTCCACGACGGCCGTGCCGGCTCGCTCGAGGCCGTCTTCTCCGAACACAAGCACCCGCCCGGCGTGAGCCTCGCGGATTCCGAGCTGCACGACCTGCTCGCCCACCTGCGGACCCTCTAA
- a CDS encoding glycosyltransferase, which produces MSTESKRPLSVLMPVYNAERYVAEAVESVLAQTFGDFEFLIIDDGSTDGSRAILERYAARDARIRLTSRPNTGYLVALNEMIDAAGGEYLARMDADDISYPDRFRKQMEYMREHPGVVLVGSTAEIIDPDGDTLHVMGGGWLSHEEIDAALLGGLGQVVYHPSVIMRADAVRRLGGYRAEYYLTEDLDLFLRLAEVGRIVNLAEPLIKYREHLAKVGHARTAQQADAMQRTLVDAHRRRGLAPYAPGPGAVALRPRTHAQIHRTWAWWALGARHVATARKHALRSVADSPLDVDSWRALYCALRGR; this is translated from the coding sequence ATGTCCACAGAATCGAAGCGCCCGCTGTCCGTACTCATGCCGGTCTACAACGCCGAGCGGTATGTCGCCGAGGCGGTAGAGAGTGTCCTGGCCCAGACCTTCGGCGACTTCGAGTTCCTGATCATCGACGACGGCTCCACCGACGGGTCGCGGGCCATCCTCGAGCGCTACGCGGCCCGCGACGCCCGCATCCGCCTGACGAGCCGGCCGAACACGGGGTACCTCGTCGCCCTGAACGAGATGATCGACGCGGCCGGGGGCGAGTACCTGGCGCGGATGGACGCGGACGACATCTCCTACCCCGACCGCTTCCGCAAGCAGATGGAGTACATGAGGGAGCATCCGGGGGTCGTGCTGGTCGGGTCCACGGCGGAGATCATCGACCCCGACGGCGACACGCTGCACGTGATGGGGGGCGGGTGGCTCTCGCACGAGGAGATCGACGCGGCGCTGCTGGGCGGGCTGGGGCAGGTCGTCTACCACCCCTCGGTGATCATGCGGGCCGACGCCGTCCGCCGGCTCGGCGGCTATCGCGCCGAGTATTACCTGACGGAGGACCTGGACCTCTTCCTCCGCCTGGCCGAGGTCGGCCGGATCGTCAACCTCGCCGAGCCCCTGATCAAGTACCGCGAGCACCTCGCCAAGGTCGGCCACGCGCGGACCGCCCAGCAGGCCGACGCCATGCAGAGGACGCTCGTCGATGCCCATCGCCGGCGCGGGCTGGCCCCGTACGCGCCCGGCCCGGGCGCCGTGGCGCTCCGGCCCAGGACCCACGCCCAGATCCACCGCACGTGGGCGTGGTGGGCCCTGGGCGCCCGCCACGTCGCGACGGCCCGGAAGCACGCCCTCCGGAGCGTCGCCGACTCGCCGCTGGACGTCGACTCGTGGCGGGCGCTGTACTGCGCCCTGCGGGGGCGTTGA
- a CDS encoding N-acyl-D-amino-acid deacylase family protein has product MKYGLLAALAASLASPTACSAGPPANPPAPYDIVIRGGRIVDGTGNPWRYADVAIRGDRIAVVGAVPADAAARRTIDARGLVVAPGFIDMHSHSDWLLLEDGGAPSKVRQGVTTEILGEDSSGGPQKGKMPPRAVSVKGVERKIATLGGYFDAVEAGGIATNVASYVGLGNLWGCVMGDSFDHPDKAQMEEIKALLAEALDDGAIGLSTMLAAPREMVSTTDDLVELGRVLRDRGGLFSSHIRNEGGEVFDAVREAIAVGERAGIRVDIIHLKIADRRLWGRMREIIELIERARARGVDVQANVYPYTRGNNDLASIIPPWAHEGGRAALLKRLNDGASRQRMKAEIRAGIPGWYNHYLSVGGDWGRMLVSAKLSEANRRFEGQTMDRILALRAEGKSPAPDPLDQLFDFLIEEDGSIGTIYAHHTEEDMNLAMAPPWCSIGSDGSAFATEGPLHRGHPHPRNFGTFPRVLGVYVRERRTLRLEDAIRKMTSLNAAKAGLVDRGLLLPGQFADVTVFDPGRVIDRSTYLDPFLYPEGIAYVAVNGRLTLDNGRPTGERPGRALRRKPAAGEGRSARLSGSADLLAGRPERLVPAGP; this is encoded by the coding sequence GTGAAATACGGCTTGCTCGCGGCCCTGGCCGCCTCCCTGGCCTCGCCGACGGCGTGCTCGGCGGGGCCGCCGGCGAATCCCCCGGCGCCATACGACATCGTCATCCGCGGCGGGCGGATCGTCGACGGGACCGGGAACCCATGGCGATATGCGGACGTGGCGATCCGCGGGGATCGGATCGCGGTCGTGGGTGCCGTCCCGGCGGACGCGGCGGCCCGGCGGACGATCGACGCCCGCGGGCTGGTCGTGGCTCCGGGGTTCATCGACATGCACTCGCATTCCGACTGGCTCCTGCTCGAGGACGGCGGCGCCCCGTCCAAGGTCCGCCAGGGGGTGACGACGGAGATCCTCGGCGAGGACAGCTCCGGCGGCCCCCAGAAGGGGAAGATGCCGCCGAGGGCCGTGTCGGTGAAGGGCGTCGAGCGGAAGATCGCGACGCTCGGCGGCTACTTCGACGCCGTCGAGGCCGGGGGGATCGCCACGAACGTCGCCTCGTACGTCGGGCTGGGGAACCTCTGGGGCTGCGTCATGGGGGACTCCTTCGACCACCCCGACAAGGCCCAGATGGAGGAGATCAAGGCCCTGCTCGCGGAGGCGCTCGACGACGGGGCGATCGGCCTCTCGACGATGCTCGCCGCGCCCCGGGAGATGGTCAGCACGACCGACGACCTCGTCGAGCTGGGCCGCGTCCTCCGCGACCGGGGCGGGCTCTTCTCGTCCCACATCCGGAACGAGGGGGGCGAGGTCTTCGACGCGGTACGCGAGGCCATCGCCGTCGGCGAACGGGCGGGGATCCGCGTGGACATCATCCACCTCAAGATCGCCGATCGACGCCTCTGGGGCCGGATGAGGGAGATCATCGAGCTGATCGAGCGGGCCCGGGCGCGGGGCGTCGACGTGCAGGCGAACGTCTACCCGTACACGAGGGGGAACAACGACCTCGCCAGCATCATCCCGCCCTGGGCCCACGAGGGGGGCCGCGCCGCGCTTCTGAAGCGGCTCAACGACGGCGCGTCTCGCCAGCGGATGAAGGCGGAGATCCGGGCGGGGATCCCCGGCTGGTACAACCACTACCTGTCCGTTGGCGGGGACTGGGGCCGGATGCTCGTCAGCGCGAAGCTGAGCGAGGCGAACCGGCGATTCGAGGGCCAGACGATGGACCGCATCCTGGCCCTGCGCGCCGAGGGCAAGTCACCCGCCCCCGACCCGCTCGACCAGCTCTTCGACTTCCTCATCGAGGAGGATGGCTCGATCGGCACGATCTACGCGCATCACACCGAGGAGGACATGAACCTCGCGATGGCGCCGCCGTGGTGCTCGATCGGCTCCGACGGCTCGGCCTTCGCGACCGAGGGCCCGCTCCACCGCGGGCACCCCCACCCGCGGAACTTCGGGACGTTCCCGCGCGTGCTGGGGGTCTACGTCCGCGAGCGCCGGACGTTGAGGCTGGAGGATGCGATCCGGAAGATGACCTCCCTCAACGCCGCCAAGGCCGGCCTGGTCGACCGCGGCCTCCTCCTCCCCGGCCAGTTCGCCGACGTGACCGTCTTCGACCCGGGACGCGTCATCGATCGCTCCACGTACCTGGATCCGTTCCTCTACCCCGAGGGCATCGCCTACGTCGCCGTCAACGGCCGCCTTACCCTGGACAACGGCCGGCCGACCGGCGAGCGGCCGGGCCGGGCGCTGCGGCGGAAGCCGGCCGCGGGCGAGGGGCGTTCGGCGAGGCTCTCCGGCTCGGCCGACCTACTCGCTGGCCGTCCGGAACGCCTGGTGCCAGCCGGACCATGA
- a CDS encoding effector-associated domain EAD1-containing protein produces the protein MELTGGQVERLCAAIVEALDEKSLEQLLYFKLGKELFKLVGRGAFKDVVFDLVRLAQREGWLEALVREAAAARPLVPEFRSLGVADAATPRDPARLVEGPVVGIQTLVGLADRHDGATLLAGLGRILGPDIDEGQKRFRLLKKYKVLHDILHFLQFQYLEPIADAVKRFRDDATAYRLLDRYIRQLRDRVADARSEADGLPTQFLEEEWIGSFSGALDDLAGGMKPGAAESSLGAALATLRSLPAEGPRINSALAVMAGQLPLSHLTEAMRQVDGALRAAQDGRADPSATKIRDGLHDLIQLEPKLGGLVREHLEWQWLDKEIGAGDLTQGATAAERVPRWARVRDRLRALCDLSPQEGWSGEIRTLVDALDAPAAGGDPADFARSFNTFRDVTTERFFSIDDELRKLSDDMLRIAAELDTLLEVLPRDDR, from the coding sequence ATGGAGCTCACGGGCGGCCAGGTCGAGCGTCTCTGCGCGGCGATCGTCGAGGCGCTCGACGAGAAATCCCTGGAGCAATTGCTCTACTTCAAGCTGGGGAAGGAACTGTTCAAGCTCGTCGGGAGGGGGGCGTTCAAGGACGTCGTCTTCGACCTGGTGCGGCTCGCGCAGCGGGAGGGCTGGCTCGAGGCCCTCGTCCGCGAGGCCGCCGCGGCCCGCCCGCTCGTCCCGGAGTTCCGGTCGCTCGGGGTGGCGGACGCGGCGACGCCCCGGGATCCGGCGAGGCTCGTGGAGGGGCCCGTCGTGGGGATCCAGACGCTGGTCGGCCTGGCCGACCGGCACGACGGGGCAACGCTGCTCGCCGGCCTCGGGCGGATCCTCGGCCCGGACATCGACGAGGGGCAGAAGCGGTTCCGGCTGCTGAAGAAGTACAAGGTCCTGCACGACATCCTCCACTTCCTCCAGTTCCAGTACCTGGAGCCGATCGCCGACGCGGTCAAGCGGTTCCGCGACGACGCGACGGCCTACCGGCTCCTCGACCGGTACATCCGGCAGCTGCGGGACCGGGTCGCGGACGCGAGGTCGGAGGCCGACGGCCTGCCCACGCAGTTCCTCGAGGAGGAGTGGATCGGCAGCTTCTCGGGGGCGCTCGACGACCTGGCGGGGGGCATGAAGCCGGGGGCGGCCGAGTCGTCCCTGGGCGCGGCGCTGGCGACCCTGCGCTCGCTCCCCGCCGAGGGGCCGCGGATCAACAGCGCGCTGGCCGTCATGGCCGGCCAGCTCCCGCTCTCTCACCTGACGGAGGCGATGCGCCAGGTCGACGGGGCGCTCCGGGCCGCGCAGGACGGCCGGGCGGACCCGAGCGCGACGAAGATCCGCGACGGCCTCCACGACCTGATCCAGCTCGAGCCGAAGCTCGGCGGCCTCGTCCGCGAGCACCTGGAATGGCAGTGGCTCGACAAGGAGATCGGGGCGGGCGACCTGACGCAGGGGGCCACGGCGGCGGAGAGGGTCCCCCGCTGGGCCAGGGTCCGGGACCGCCTCCGGGCCCTCTGCGACCTCTCCCCGCAGGAGGGCTGGTCGGGCGAGATCCGCACGCTCGTCGACGCGCTCGACGCGCCGGCGGCCGGGGGCGACCCCGCCGACTTCGCCCGATCGTTCAACACGTTCCGGGACGTGACCACCGAACGCTTCTTCTCGATCGACGACGAGCTACGGAAGCTCAGCGACGACATGCTCCGGATCGCGGCCGAGCTCGACACCCTCCTGGAGGTCCTCCCCCGTGACGACCGCTGA
- a CDS encoding endonuclease → MPLDEGLMRDAEARFRALGSPGAEAVRSPFESLDMRAAPSSAPRAAPSSGGPRARRARELLRTNPAGAMRRRLKRLGIPAGTADEAAGALDRESMPAFESLSPAAAGAGTEEQLGLERIIGRNELLGIQYLDGGQAAARAVARVVLRDGRGNTLGFGTGSLVTPRLLLTNNHVLGDAATARNSIIEFNFQEDVQGRPVPKVRFRLEPDAFFRTSPSSELDFTIVAVAESSEDGASLADFGFNPLGALEGEILAGESVTIIQHPNGEPKQIALRENLVLKFPEEGDRFLHYQTDTTPGSSGSPVYNDQWELVALHHSGFPRRDASGNILAIDGQVWKKEMGEHRVDWIANEGIRARAIVSFLEGLGDLTDGERRLVAPILGGSQGEVARPIASPPLDEPESHSRTTPGSGALPTITAPIAGDAREARWIIPLEVSVVLRAPVPVGGLAAGPASPASPSRPASSLPPATGSTPPSRPSAATGGSRPDDDPVRAARDEARRAASRTYLDESAEAAAKASYYRGFDPASSPDASFKKLGQLLESTHKARPAYAPSRMLYPWVDLQPSLRIKSVYSGQEFDPVELIDMDAEVDRVRAERLEAFRATEAAASPAGLELQEALLEATLPYNCEHVVPQSWFGKREPMRGDLHHLFACESGCNSFRGNTPYFDFRALEEIVRSGCGRREANRFQPTAGLGAVARATLYFLLRYPGAVRRGPTTYTEDRIAMLLAWHKESPVGKYERHRNQAIYEVQGNRNPLIDHPEWAERVDFRGGLG, encoded by the coding sequence ATGCCCTTGGACGAGGGCCTGATGCGCGACGCGGAGGCGCGGTTCAGGGCCCTCGGCTCCCCGGGGGCCGAGGCCGTCCGCTCGCCGTTCGAATCGCTGGACATGAGGGCGGCCCCGTCCTCGGCCCCGCGGGCGGCCCCGTCCTCGGGAGGGCCGCGGGCGAGGAGGGCCAGGGAGCTGCTCCGGACCAATCCCGCCGGGGCCATGAGGCGGCGACTGAAGCGGCTCGGCATCCCGGCCGGCACGGCCGACGAGGCGGCGGGGGCGCTGGACCGCGAGTCGATGCCGGCCTTCGAGTCGCTGTCGCCGGCGGCGGCGGGGGCCGGGACGGAGGAGCAGCTCGGCCTGGAGCGGATCATCGGCCGCAACGAGCTCCTGGGCATCCAGTACCTGGACGGCGGCCAGGCGGCCGCGCGTGCGGTCGCCCGCGTGGTGCTGCGGGACGGGCGCGGGAACACCCTCGGGTTCGGGACCGGCTCCCTCGTCACGCCCCGGCTCCTCCTGACCAACAATCACGTCCTGGGCGATGCCGCGACGGCGCGGAACAGCATCATCGAGTTCAATTTCCAGGAGGACGTGCAGGGCCGTCCGGTGCCCAAGGTCCGCTTCCGGCTGGAGCCCGACGCCTTCTTCCGCACGAGCCCGTCGAGCGAGCTCGACTTCACGATCGTCGCCGTGGCCGAGTCGTCGGAGGACGGGGCGAGCCTGGCCGACTTCGGCTTCAACCCCCTGGGGGCCCTGGAGGGGGAGATCCTCGCCGGCGAGAGCGTGACCATCATCCAGCACCCCAACGGCGAGCCGAAGCAGATCGCCCTCCGCGAGAACCTCGTCCTCAAGTTCCCCGAGGAGGGCGACCGGTTCCTCCACTACCAGACGGACACCACGCCCGGCTCGTCCGGCTCGCCCGTGTACAACGACCAGTGGGAGCTCGTGGCCCTTCACCACTCCGGCTTCCCGCGCCGGGACGCGAGCGGGAACATCCTGGCCATCGACGGGCAGGTCTGGAAGAAGGAGATGGGAGAGCACCGGGTCGACTGGATCGCCAACGAGGGGATCCGCGCCCGGGCGATCGTCTCGTTCCTCGAGGGGCTGGGGGACCTGACCGACGGGGAGAGGCGGCTCGTCGCCCCGATCCTCGGGGGCAGCCAGGGGGAAGTCGCCCGGCCGATCGCGTCACCCCCGCTCGACGAACCCGAGTCGCATTCGCGGACCACGCCCGGCTCCGGCGCCCTTCCGACGATCACCGCCCCAATCGCCGGCGACGCGAGGGAGGCCCGCTGGATCATCCCGCTCGAGGTCTCGGTCGTCCTGAGGGCTCCCGTCCCGGTCGGCGGATTGGCCGCCGGCCCGGCCTCGCCCGCCTCGCCATCGCGCCCAGCATCGTCGCTCCCGCCCGCGACGGGATCGACGCCGCCGTCGAGGCCGAGTGCTGCGACCGGCGGGAGCCGGCCGGATGACGACCCCGTCCGCGCGGCCAGGGACGAGGCGCGGCGGGCGGCCAGCCGGACGTACCTGGACGAGTCCGCGGAGGCGGCGGCGAAGGCCTCGTACTACCGCGGGTTCGACCCGGCGAGCAGCCCCGACGCCTCGTTCAAGAAGCTGGGGCAACTCCTCGAATCGACCCACAAGGCCCGCCCCGCCTACGCCCCGAGCCGGATGCTCTACCCCTGGGTGGACCTCCAGCCGAGCCTGCGGATCAAGAGCGTCTACTCGGGGCAGGAATTCGACCCCGTCGAGCTCATCGACATGGACGCGGAGGTCGACCGCGTGCGCGCGGAGCGGCTGGAGGCCTTCCGGGCGACGGAGGCGGCGGCCTCGCCGGCCGGCCTGGAGCTCCAGGAGGCGCTCCTCGAGGCGACCCTCCCGTACAACTGCGAGCACGTCGTCCCGCAGTCGTGGTTCGGCAAGAGGGAGCCGATGCGGGGCGACCTCCACCACCTCTTCGCCTGCGAGTCGGGCTGCAACAGCTTCCGCGGCAACACGCCCTACTTCGACTTCCGGGCGCTGGAGGAAATCGTCCGGTCGGGCTGCGGCCGCCGCGAGGCGAACCGGTTCCAGCCCACCGCGGGCCTCGGCGCCGTGGCCCGGGCCACGCTCTACTTCCTGCTCCGCTACCCCGGGGCCGTCCGCCGGGGGCCGACGACGTACACCGAGGACCGGATCGCGATGCTCCTCGCTTGGCACAAGGAGTCGCCGGTCGGCAAGTACGAGAGGCACCGCAACCAGGCGATCTACGAGGTCCAGGGCAACCGCAACCCGCTGATCGACCACCCCGAATGGGCCGAGCGTGTCGACTTCCGCGGCGGCCTCGGCTGA